Proteins encoded by one window of Eremothecium cymbalariae DBVPG#7215 chromosome 1, complete sequence:
- the BET5 gene encoding TRAPP subunit BET5 (similar to Ashbya gossypii AER154C, 1-intron), translating to MAIYSFWIFDRHCNCIFDREWTLKADSSSGTTNSKQNEDTAKLIYGMIYSLQSISRRISSSTNSVKTISTGKYRIHLLPTTTGIWFVLFSDLKQQDLSQVLQYLYGEIYVRYVARNMLSPVDFAESTNETRGQGFRKINNRNFIRAVDRFLGPMVSQL from the exons ATGGCCATTTATTCCTTTTGGATATTCGACAGACACT GTAATTGTATTTTTGACAGAGAATGGACATTAAAGGCGGATAGTTCTAGTGGAACTACAAACTCGAAGCAAAATGAGGACACTGCAAAGTTAATATATGGTATGATTTATTCCCTTCAGTCAATTTCTAGGAGaatatcatcttcaacaaactCAGTGAAAACAATATCTACTGGTAAGTACAGAATACACCTACTGCCCACAACTACAGGGATTTGGTTTGTTTTGTTCAGTGATCTAAAGCAACAGGATTTATCACAAGTATTACAGTATTTGTATGGAGAGATCTATGTAAGATATGTGGCCAGGAATATGTTATCACCGGTTGATTTTGCAGAGAGTACCAACGAGACTAGGGGTCAAGGGTTcagaaaaatcaataacAGGAACTTCATTCGAGCGGTAGATCGCTTTCTTGGCCCAATGGTGAGCCAACTATAA
- the DUS1 gene encoding tRNA dihydrouridine synthase (similar to Ashbya gossypii AER158C), producing MAGNSASEVKKAKLTGRALFEKLGKPTRIVAPMVDQSEFAWRVLSRRYGATLVYTPMFHAKLFATSEKYRKDMWCHLDGDEKLDRPLIVQFCANDPEYLLEAAKLVQDKCDAVDLNLGCPQGIAKKGHYGAYLMDEWNLISKLINNLHENLDIPVTAKIRVFPDREKTLKYANMILDAGAQILTVHGRLREQKGQKTGLADWEIIKYLRNNSPKDQVIFANGNILYPEDIGRCINEIGCDAVMSAEGNLYNPGVFNTDFISDKEKTFPRVDKVLREYFEIVKQYQDSHASKSAMKNHFFKILRPFLPHHTDIRSNLAQMNTKTPFEEWEKLVVLPVEQAVAEIYQKHGKDIDIITTGKTELWGGAYKTVPYFRCQPYFRPVDGVTADKRVTEALRTKEKTDCSTPEDEQSVKAPNKRSAVRPLENNKNKELKV from the coding sequence ATGGCTGGTAACAGCGCTAGCGAAGTAAAAAAGGCGAAATTAACTGGAAGGGCtctatttgaaaaattaggCAAGCCAACCAGGATTGTCGCTCCAATGGTTGACCAATCTGAATTTGCATGGAGAGTTTTATCCAGAAGATACGGTGCAACTTTGGTGTATACTCCGATGTTTCATGCGAAGCTTTTTGCAACCTCTGaaaaatatagaaaggATATGTGGTGCCATTTAGATGGTGACGAGAAACTTGATAGGCCCTTAATTGTTCAGTTTTGTGCAAATGATCCCGAATACCTATTAGAAGCTGCAAAGTTGGTGCAGGATAAGTGTGATGCTGTAGATCTAAATTTGGGTTGTCCTCAGGGAATAGCCAAGAAAGGGCATTATGGTGCTTATTTAATGGACGAGTGGAACctaatttcaaaattaattaataacTTGCATGAAAATCTAGACATACCTGTTACAGCGAAGATCAGAGTGTTTCCTGATCGTGAGAAGACATTAAAGTATGCAAATATGATACTAGATGCCGGGGCACAAATATTAACAGTTCATGGAAGACTAAGGGAACAAAAAGGCCAGAAAACGGGACTAGCAGATTGGGAAATTATAAAATACCTGAGAAATAATTCACCAAAGGATCAGGTAATTTTCGCCAACggaaatattttatatcCAGAGGATATCGGTAGGTGTATTAATGAGATTGGGTGTGATGCAGTTATGAGCGCCGAGGGAAACTTGTACAACCCAGGGGTTTTCAATACTGATTTTATCAGtgataaagaaaagacCTTCCCCCGTGTTGATAAGGTCCTTAGAGAATACTTTGAGATAGTTAAGCAATACCAAGATTCGCATGCCTCAAAATCGGCAATGAAGAACCATTTTTTCAAGATTCTAAGGCCATTTTTACCCCATCACACTGACATCAGGAGTAATCTTGCACAAATGAATACTAAAACCCCATTTGAAGAGTGGGAAAAGTTGGTCGTCCTCCCAGTGGAACAGGCTGTCGCAGaaatttatcaaaaacatgGCAAAGACATCGATATAATTACTACTGGTAAAACTGAATTGTGGGGTGGTGCATATAAAACCGTGCCATACTTCAGATGCCAACCATACTTCAGGCCCGTAGACGGTGTAACTGCTGATAAAAGAGTAACTGAGGCTTTGCGTACAAAGGAAAAAACAGATTGTTCAACTCCTGAGGATGAACAATCTGTAAAAGCGCCTAACAAAAGATCTGCAGTTCGGCCtttggaaaataataagaaCAAAGAATTAAAGGTTTAG
- the ENT3 gene encoding Ent3p (similar to Ashbya gossypii AER155C), producing the protein MSLEETIGKISLYDAKKYFRKAQNVVFNYTGMEAKVREATNNESWGAPSSLMAQIAQGTYNYRERKEILGMIFRRFVEKTASEWRQIYKSVQLLEYLIYHGSEGFIDDVRSGLNLIKMLESFHYIDSQGRDQGINVRNRTQALVQLLNNDEQIRIERKKARRNAQKYTGVAGGKPSYIPDSLVNYSAGFTSSSSNAISVSADFDGDDDPDYTKPAPYNSVGNASQFQEYSPKMEKAGKYDGDSDEEFSDFQCAVPTPGETSRSNVNSLVDLYQSSPSSVRKPSVDLLSQHHQPKVQAVKPALSDLSDKKGDVFSSLFSTAKMEPGLEPKSETLAPASSRGTTEKMKRDDINFNTSDDEDGLFGDLKSAPNPSSTTTTTKTPPTTKEVDLLSF; encoded by the coding sequence ATGTCACTAGAGGAGACTATTGGAAAGATTTCATTATATGACGCTAAGAAGTATTTTAGGAAGGCTCAGAATGTTGTCTTTAACTACACTGGTATGGAGGCCAAGGTTCGTGAAGCCACCAATAATGAATCGTGGGGCGCTCCATCTAGCTTAATGGCACAGATTGCTCAGGGGACCTATAATTATCGAGAGAGGAAGGAGATATTAGGAATGATATTTAGGagatttgttgaaaaaacGGCTAGCGAGTGGAGACAAATTTATAAATCAGTTCAATTATTGGAGTATTTGATTTATCATGGATCAGAGGGGTTCATCGATGATGTAAGGTCCGGCTTAAATTTGATCAAGATGCTAGAGAGCTTCCATTATATTGATTCGCAAGGGAGGGACCAAGGGATCAATGTTAGAAATAGGACACAGGCACTGGTGCAGCTTCTCAACAACGATGAACAGATTAGAATTGAAAGGAAAAAGGCAAGGAGAAATGCCCAAAAATACACGGGTGTTGCTGGCGGCAAACCTTCGTATATTCCTGATAGTTTGGTAAATTATTCTGCAGGATTTACCAGCTCCTCATCCAATGCTATCTCTGTAAGTGCTGATTTTGACGGAGACGACGATCCAGATTACACCAAACCTGCCCCTTACAATTCTGTAGGGAATGCATCTCAGTTCCAGGAATATAGCccaaaaatggaaaaagCAGGTAAATACGATGGTGATAGCGACGAGGAGTTCAGCGATTTCCAATGTGCTGTTCCCACACCTGGAGAAACATCACGAAGTAACGTAAATTCTCTGGTTGATCTATATCAGTCTTCACCTTCTTCTGTGAGAAAACCCTCTGTAGATTTGCTTTCACAGCATCATCAACCAAAGGTACAAGCTGTAAAACCAGCACTCTCTGATTTGAGTGATAAGAAGGGCGATGTATTTagttctttgttttctacAGCAAAGATGGAGCCTGGCCTTGAGCCTAAAAGTGAGACATTAGCACCCGCTTCATCTCGTGGGACTACTGAAAAGATGAAGCGAGACGACATTAATTTCAATACCAGTGACGATGAAGACGGACTATTTGGTGATTTAAAGTCGGCCCCAAAtccatcttcaacaactaCAACCACAAAGACCCCTCCCACGACAAAAGAAGTTGATCTATTGAGTTTCTGA
- the WAR1 gene encoding War1p (similar to Ashbya gossypii AER153W) yields the protein MNSASVSSKANIIGIPADDPRYTNPVSQEIGSNGKPKRNTFACSSCHAVKQRCIPTDANDIYRKPCTRCLKFKKLCVFDLSKRTRRKRRSNHVAAAAASAAKNGNMMHSVLILGRNSRLPDKGHFPQSQHYVTKDIHRHQAPQSTNWDNASPLEVFSERPSNQCIDVARVSPGVSTLPAPFPPPSLVHGSVDHDQLTDPEGEDVEENDDDDDRGKALLRQEFGMLSDCFKEKLGHVSERLSIEAKKWNLFVESAAAIPIPSDPVAIGILSAEDAMHRLELYEKYMLSEHQLSFIRIPKYDSIKQFRLQQPILFSTLLAVASVVMPHSPGLELINMKLDNLVLTHITHYCMRNGEKAVELLKSLILLCLWYNFPEWSNKSRYHHFNYLCYNLVRELSVAYMHKSLTIIGENHDQHKVGTILEEDPDYPRLILLVYISSLSISIFLHQPIQLKWFPMVEKACNDILSGEYVSELYSVEENQMLVTFAKLHLCLDRTYTMLSENSDGDFVTIDQENLINVLVEELTVIKMQIPARFLNNMTYFYTVEAYVYESVVSSYFLKNTNPAASLPENIGKAFTTAAQKSLSALKGLLDLDPNIVVSLPLLNISRVVYTMGMALLRLRYTSITVPSFEHLKSSTVEILPVLQRFAIFLDELNEKFPYNRAISKLQYVAALFIHTYSNKLRTCIYDGDSPFESFESLHDISSTTTFDINSHISKQDIRDYLKFDAFHNGTLHEFQSDLLKMTSIMDQRDKKLHNIKVNSIHKSPVKTHSFHITNGQAAREPTAAAHMIDYLSDYLVDNAFVENEYDAFNEEVCGSVLFNQLK from the coding sequence ATGAACTCCGCTAGCGTTTCCAGCAAGGCCAATATCATTGGTATACCAGCTGACGATCCCAGATACACGAATCCTGTGTCGCAGGAGATTGGATCTAACGGGAAACCGAAACGGAACACTTTTGCGTGTTCAAGCTGTCACGCTGTGAAGCAGCGTTGTATTCCGACTGACGCGAACGATATATACCGTAAACCATGTACCCGGTGCCTAAAGTTCAAGAAGCTGTGTGTGTTTGATCTGTCAAAACGTACAAGACGTAAGCGGCGTTCTAATCATGTcgctgctgccgccgcTTCTGCCGCTAAGAACGGGAACATGATGCATTCAGTGTTGATCCTTGGGCGGAATTCACGACTTCCTGATAAAGGTCATTTCCCTCAGTCACAGCATTACGTCACCAAGGATATACACCGCCACCAGGCACCCCAGTCGACGAACTGGGATAATGCTTCGCCATTGGAAGTATTTTCTGAGAGGCCATCGAACCAATGTATCGATGTGGCGAGGGTTTCACCGGGTGTATCGACTTTGCCCGCTCCGTTCCCACCGCCGTCGCTTGTTCATGGTTCTGTAGATCATGATCAGTTAACTGACCCGGAGGGTGAAGATGTAGAAGAAAAcgacgacgatgatgacAGAGGAAAGGCCCTTTTGCGACAAGAATTTGGAATGCTATCGGACTGTTTTAAAGAGAAATTAGGACACGTTTCTGAAAGGCTAAGCATAGAAGCtaaaaaatggaatttGTTCGTTGAATCTGCGGCAGCGATTCCCATCCCCAGTGATCCTGTTGCAATTGGTATTCTCTCGGCAGAGGATGCAATGCATCGCTTAGAGCTCTATGAAAAATACATGCTTAGTGAGCATCAGTTATCGTTTATCCGTATTCCAAAGTATGACTCGATCAAGCAGTTCAGGCTTCAGCAGCCTATCTTATTCTCTACTCTGCTTGCTGTTGCATCTGTTGTGATGCCTCATTCCCCAGGACTCGAACTAATCAACATGAAGCTGGATAACCTTGTGCTTACTCATATTACCCACTATTGCATGAGAAATGGTGAGAAGGCGGTCGAACTCTTGAAATCATTAATCCTGCTTTGTCTTTGGTACAACTTTCCTGAATGGTCGAATAAGTCCAGATACCACCACTTTAACTACCTTTGTTACAACTTGGTTAGAGAACTCAGCGTGGCGTATATGCACAAATCGTTGACCATTATTGGGGAGAATCACGATCAACACAAAGTTGGCACTATTCTTGAGGAAGACCCTGACTATCCACGGTTGATACTTCTGGTGTATATTAGCTCTTTGAGTATCTCTATATTTTTGCACCAGCCTATCCAGCTCAAGTGGTTTCCCATGGTGGAGAAGGCTTGTAATGATATTCTGAGTGGCGAGTACGTTTCTGAACTGTACTCTGTGGAGGAAAATCAAATGTTAGTAACATTTGCAAAATTGCATTTATGTCTGGATAGAACTTATACCATGCTAAGTGAAAATTCAGATGGTGATTTTGTTACCATTGACCAAGAAAATTTGATCAATGTCTtggttgaagaattaacTGTTATTAAAATGCAGATACCTGCACGCTTCCTCAATAATATGACATACTTTTATACTGTGGAGGCATATGTATACGAGTCTGTGGTTTCGAgctattttttaaagaatacCAATCCTGCTGCGTCCTTACCGGAGAATATTGGTAAGGCATTCACAACAGCGGCCCAAAAGTCCCTTTCTGCCCTCAAAGGGTTGCTGGATTTGGATCCCAATATTGTTGTTTCACTTCCACTTTTGAATATCTCTAGAGTCGTATACACCATGGGAATGGCTCTTTTACGGTTAAGGTATACGTCAATAACTGTACCATCCTTCGAACATTTAAAATCATCCACGGTTGAAATTTTACCCGTCCTTCAGAGATTTGCTatatttttggatgaaTTAAACGAGAAGTTTCCATACAACAGGGCTATTTCTAAATTGCAGTATGTGGCTGCTTTATTCATTCATACTTACTCTAACAAACTAAGGACTTGTATATATGATGGTGATAGTCCatttgaatcttttgaatctttacatgatatatcttcaacaaccaCGTTTGATATAAACTCTCATATATCAAAGCAGGATATTAGAGACTATTTGAAATTCGATGCTTTTCATAACGGGACTTTACATGAATTTCAGTCAGATTTGCTAAAAATGACAAGCATAATGGATCAGAGGGATAAGAAATTACATAATATAAAGGTTAATTCGATACACAAAAGCCCCGTTAAGACACATTCATTTCATATTACTAATGGACAAGCAGCTCGAGAACCAACCGCCGCCGCACATATGATAGATTATCTATCAGATTATTTGGTTGACAATGCATTCGTGGAAAATGAATACGATGCCTTTAACGAAGAAGTCTGCGGAAGCGTGCTATTCAATCAGCTAAAATAG
- the VPS70 gene encoding putative zinc metalloprotease (similar to Ashbya gossypii AER157C), with protein MNLRVDEHDPTQPLLSNHVNDEGLEEQSTTRVRRKNSVASQFVRARSTTINSLRSTYETVKVHKTQFVLILLSGVLVYTGFLLAFMPSTSISRDFRRFHFSKLTKEEAYRIYVSSLLSSNNAKSHLRNYTAHRHWAGDMRALHYTVEQLQLLGFKPKLESYYPWLNTPINTSVSLWIDGELDYSASMIEDFLNDDPSSSREDSVMSFIGYSANGNVTKQYVFCNYGNLEDYEYLLASEIDLKDKIHIIRYSSVARGLKVKVAEEHGAAAVILYTDSFDDGPITEANGYKPYPHGPARHESSIQRGTVLYFSDQPGDPTTPGRAPKSPNTTRKSPKGKIPDIPSVAVSEREIAPILRQLNYKGVKIGRGGNVRGFEYFTGPSDPNTKVNVYNHQNYEIKEITNVVVEIPGLLYDNEVIIGNHRDSWTSGGAGDPNSGSAVLLEVARGLSAIIKKGWKPLRTIKLISWDAEEYGSIGSTSYGEDHAEDITAKAVAYLNLDVAVIGTEFGCAANPLLESLFVRASKYTPFKRQIDVTLYDYWKSSSNLSTKVLGAGSDFAVFQDHLGIPSGDVRFTTNITKDAVYQYHSNYDTYTWLEKYIDPGYQLHNTLAIFVGMSTLMISEDELLDFKTSNYMATIWHHYQDLYGLVNVTFPENTKIASLSAALSDQLQLVTFHSSYQFDENANDLRKDVICEYPWWKFYKKIAIYRRLINTNKKLKQLDRIFLTERGLKGRPWMKHSIFGPNKVLGYSGDVLPGLHEAILSKDSDGVIEWLKILSTQIDYVTSLLTVEI; from the coding sequence ATGAATTTACGGGTTGATGAGCATGATCCAACTCAACCTTTATTGAGTAATCATGTAAATGATGAGGGTTTAGAGGAGCAATCTACTACCAGGGTACGTAGGAAGAATTCAGTGGCATCCCAGTTCGTAAGAGCAAGAAGCACGACCATAAACAGCTTAAGAAGTACATATGAGACAGTGAAAGTGCACAAGACTCAGTTTGTGCTTATTCTGCTTTCCGGGGTTTTAGTTTATACTGGGTTTCTGTTGGCTTTTATGCCAAGTACTTCTATTTCTAGGGATTTCAGGAGATTTCATTTCAGTAAGCTtaccaaagaagaagcatatAGAATATATGTGTCTTCATTACTAAGTAGTAATAATGCTAAAAGTCATTTGCGGAATTATACTGCCCACCGGCATTGGGCAGGGGATATGAGAGCTTTACACTATACGGTGGAGCAGCTACAATTGCTTGGATTTAAACCTAAACTGGAATCATATTATCCATGGTTGAATACCCCTATCAATACAAGCGTTAGTTTATGGATAGATGGCGAACTCGATTATAGTGCTAGTATGATTGAAGATTTTCTAAACGATGACCCTAGTAGCTCACGGGAGGACTCTGTTATGTCCTTCATTGGCTATTCCGCAAATGGCAACGTCACGAAGCAATATGTCTTCTGTAATTATGGGAACCTTGAAGACTACGAGTATCTATTGGCTAGTGAAATTGATCTCAAAGATAAAATCCATATAATCAGGTATAGTTCCGTCGCTAGAGGATTAAAGGTCAAAGTAGCCGAAGAACACggggctgctgctgtgatCCTTTATACCgattcttttgatgatggACCTATAACAGAAGCAAATGGTTATAAACCTTACCCACATGGGCCAGCAAGACACGAGAGTAGCATTCAGAGAGGCACCGTTTTGTACTTTAGTGATCAACCAGGAGATCCAACAACTCCTGGCCGTGCTCCCAAGTCACCAAACACCACTAGGAAATCGCCAAAAGGTAAAATTCCGGATATTCCTTCGGTTGCTGTAAGCGAACGAGAGATTGCTCCAATATTGAGACAGTTGAACTATAAAGGTGTCAAAATAGGGCGTGGTGGTAACGTACGTGGATTTGAATACTTTACCGGTCCTTCTGATCCTAATACTAAGGTTAACGTTTATAATCACCAGAATTAcgaaattaaagaaattacTAATGTAGTTGTAGAAATACCGGGATTGCTCTATGATAATGAAGTTATCATCGGAAATCACAGAGATTCTTGGACATCTGGTGGTGCAGGTGATCCGAACAGTGGAAGCGCTGTACTTTTGGAAGTTGCACGAGGCTTAAGTGCTATAATTAAAAAGGGATGGAAGCCACTAAGAACAATTAAATTAATCAGCTGGGATGCCGAGGAGTATGGTTCGATAGGCTCCACCTCATATGGCGAGGACCATGCTGAAGATATCACTGCAAAAGCCGTTGCTTATTTGAATCTTGACGTAGCAGTTATAGGTACAGAATTTGGTTGTGCTGCCAACCCATTGTTAGAAAGTCTTTTTGTCCGAGCTTCAAAGTATACACCTTTTAAAAGACAAATAGATGTTACACTCTATGACTATTGGAAATCAAGTTCAAACCTGAGCACTAAGGTACTTGGAGCGGGCTCGGATTTCGCAGTCTTCCAAGATCACCTTGGTATTCCGTCCGGAGATGTTCGTTTTACTACCAATATCACAAAAGACGCTGTATACCAGTACCATTCTAATTATGATACCTATACTTGgcttgaaaaatatattgacCCTGGATACCAATTGCACAACACTTTAGCAATATTTGTTGGTATGTCTACACTGATGATATCCGAAGATGAGTTACTCGATTTCAAGACAAGCAACTACATGGCCACCATTTGGCATCACTACCAGGATTTGTACGGCCTTGTAAACGTAACTTTCCCCGAAAACACAAAGATTGCATCTCTCTCAGCCGCTTTATCAGATCAATTACAATTGGTAACTTTCCATTCAAGCTATCagtttgatgaaaatgCAAATGATTTGCGCAAGGATGTTATATGCGAGTATCCATGGTGGaaattttacaaaaaaattgCTATCTACAGACGTCTAATAAACACAAATAAAAAGCTGAAGCAGCTAGATcgtatttttttaactgAAAGAGGACTGAAGGGCAGGCCCTGGATGAAACATTCTATTTTCGGTCCTAATAAAGTTTTAGGGTATTCCGGAGATGTTCTGCCAGGTCTTCATGAAGCCATACTCTCCAAAGATTCTGATGGAGTTATTGAATGGTTAAAGATTCTATCTACACAGATTGACTATGTTACTTCTTTATTAACTGTTGAGATCTGA
- the CPR3 gene encoding peptidylprolyl isomerase CPR3 (similar to Ashbya gossypii AER156C), with translation MFPSAMKRALFPSYRSFSTSASRLGTKVFFDTSINGSNVGRIEFELYDEVVPKTAENFRALCTGEKGWGYKGVPFHRIIPQFMLQGGDTDLTNGFGGKSIYGNKFADENFVKKHEKAGLLSMANAGANTNGSQFFITTVPCPWLDGKHVVFGEVTKGMDIVETIESYGTASGKPRAKIVIEDAGEINEV, from the coding sequence ATGTTTCCATCAGCTATGAAGAGGGCTTTATTTCCTTCTTATCGTTCATTCTCCACTTCTGCTTCCCGTTTGGGTACTAAAGTCTTCTTTGATACCTCTATTAACGGTTCTAACGTTGGTagaattgaatttgaattGTATGATGAGGTTGTTCCAAAGACGGCGGAGAACTTCAGAGCATTGTGCACAGGTGAAAAAGGTTGGGGCTATAAGGGTGTTCCTTTTCACAGAATTATCCCGCAATTTATGTTACAAGGTGGTGACACTGACTTAACCAACGGTTTTGGCGGTAAGTCCATCTATGGTAATAAATTTGCCGATGAAAACTTTGTTAAGAAGCATGAAAAGGCAGGTTTACTCTCTATGGCTAATGCCGGTGCAAATACGAACGGCTCTCAGTTCTTCATTACCACTGTTCCTTGTCCTTGGTTAGATGGTAAGCATGTCGTGTTTGGAGAAGTTACCAAAGGTATGGATATTGTTGAGACTATTGAATCTTATGGAACAGCTTCCGGTAAACCCAGAGCTAAAATTGTGATTGAAGATGCAGGTGAAATCAATGAGGTTTGA